The sequence CTGCGCCTACCGTGCGGCCGCCTTCGCGTACTGCGAAGCGGAGTCCGGGCTGCATTGCTATCGGCACGATGAGGTTGACTTCAAATGTGCTGTTGTCCCCAGGCATTACCATTTCGACCCCCTCGGCAAGTTTGATCTCGCCGGTG is a genomic window of Synergistaceae bacterium containing:
- the tuf gene encoding elongation factor Tu (EF-Tu; promotes GTP-dependent binding of aminoacyl-tRNA to the A-site of ribosomes during protein biosynthesis; when the tRNA anticodon matches the mRNA codon, GTP hydrolysis results; the inactive EF-Tu-GDP leaves the ribosome and release of GDP is promoted by elongation factor Ts; many prokaryotes have two copies of the gene encoding EF-Tu) — its product is TGEIKLAEGVEMVMPGDNSTFEVNLIVPIAMQPGLRFAVREGGRTVGAGVVTEIIE